NNNNNNNNNNNNNNNNNNNNNNNNNNNNNNNNNNNNNNNNNNNNNNNNNNNNNNNNNNNNNNNNNNNNNNNNNNNNNNNNNNNNNNNNNNNNNNNNNNNNNNNNNNNNNNNNNNNNNNNNNNNNNNNNNNNNNNNNNNNNNNNNNNNNNNNNNNNNNNNNNNNNNNNNNNNNNNNNNNNNNNNNNNNNNNNNNNNNNNNNNNNNNNNNNNNNNNNNNNNNNNNNNNNNNNNNNNNNNNNNNNNNNNNNNNNNNNNNNNNNNNNNNNNNNNNNNNNNNNNNNNNNNNNNNNNNNNNNNNNNNNNNNNNNNNNNNNNNNNNNNNNNNNNNNNNNNNNNNNNNNNNNNNNNNNNNNNNNNNNNNNNNNNNNNNNNNNNNNNNNNNNNNNNNNNNNNNNNNNNNNNNNNNNNNNNNNNNNNNNNNNNNNNNNNNNNNNNNNNNNNNNNNNNNNNNNNNNNNNNNNNNNNNNNNNNNNNNNNNNNNNNNNNNNNNNNNNNNNNNNNNNNNNNNNNNNNNNNNNNNNNNNNNNNNNNNNNNNNNNNNNNNNNNNNNNNNNNNNNNNNNNNNNNNNNNNNNNNNNNNNNNNNNNNNNNNNNNNNNNNNNNNNNNNNNNNNNNNNNNNNNNNNNNNNNNNNNNNNNNNNNNNNNNNNNNNNNNNNNNNNNNNNNNNNNNNNNNNNNNNNNNNNNNNNNNNNNNNNNNNNNNNNNNNNNNNNNNNNNNNNNNNNNNNNNNNNNNNNNNNNNNNNNNNNNNNNNNNNNNNNNNNNNNNNNNNNNNNNNNNNNNNNNNNNNNNNNNNNNNNNNNNNNNNNNNNNNNNNNNNNNNNNNNNNNNNNNNNNNNNNNNNNNNNNNNNNNNNNNNNNNNNNNNNNNNNNNNNNNNNNNNNNNNNNNNNNNNNNNNNNNNNNNNNNNNNNNNNNNNNNNNNNNNNNNNNNNNNNNNNNNNNNNNNNNNNNNNNNNNNNNNNNNNNNNNNNNNNNNNNNNNNNNNNNNNNNNNNNNNNNNNNNNNNNNNNNNNNNNNNNNNNNNNNNNNNNNNNNNNNNNNNNNNNNNNNNNNNNNNNNNNNNNNNNNNNNNNNNNNNNNNNNNNNNNNNNNNNNNNNNNNNNNNNNNNNNNNNNNNNNNNNNNNNNNNNNNNNNNNNNNNNNNNNNNNNNNNNNNNNNNNNNNNNNNNNNNNNNNNNNNNNNNNNNNNNNNNNNNNNNNNNNNNNNNNNNNNNNNNNNNNNNNNNNNNNNNNNNNNNNNNNNNNNNNNNNNNNNNNNNNNNNNNNNNNNNNNNNNNNNNNNNNNNNNNNNNNNNNNNNNNNNNNNNNNNNNNNNNNNNNNNNNNNNNNNNNNNNNNNNNNNNNNNNNNNNNNNNNNNNNNNNNNNNNNNNNNNNNNNNNNNNNNNNNNNNNNNNNNNNNNNNNNNNNNNNNNNNNNNNNNNNNNNNNNNNNNNNNNNNNNNNNNNNNNNNNNNNNNNNNNNNNNNNNNNNNNNNNNNNNNNNNNNNNNNNNNNNNNNNNNNNNNNNNNNNNNNNNNNNNNNNNNNNNNNNNNNNNNNNNNNNNNNNNNNNNNNNNNNNNNNNNNNNNNNNNNNNNNNNNNNNNNNNNNNNNNNNNNNNNNNNNNNNNNNNNNNNNNNNNNNNNNNNNNNNNNNNNNNNNNNNNNNNNNNNNNNNNNNNNNNNNNNNNNNNNNNNNNNNNNNNNNNNNNNNNNNNNNNNNNNNNNNNNNNNNNNNNNNNNNNNNNNNNNNNNNNNNNNNNNNNNNNNNNNNNNNNNNNNNNNNNNNNNNNNNNNNNNNNNNNNNNNNNNNNNNNNNNNNNNNNNNNNNNNNNNNNNNNNNNNNNNNNNNNNNNNNNNNNNNNNNNNNNNNNNNNNNNNNNNNNNNNNNNNNNNNNNNNNNNNNNNNNNNNNNNNNNNNNNNNNNNNNNNNNNNNNNNNNNNNNNNNNNNNNNNNNNNNNNNNNNNNNNNNNNNNNNNNNNNNNNNNNNNNNNNNNNNNNNNNNNNNNNNNNNNNNNNNNNNNNNNNNNNNNNNNNNNNNNNNNNNNNNNNNNNNNNNNNNNNNNNNNNNNNNNNNNNNNNNNNNNNNNNNNNNNNNNNNNNNNNNNNNNNNNNNNNNNNNNNNNNNNNNNNNNNNNNNNNNNNNNNNNNNNNNNNNNNNNNNNNNNNNNNNNNNNNNNNNNNNNNNNNNNNNNNNNNNNNNNNNNNNNNNNNNNNNNNNNNNNNNNNNNNNNNNNNNNNNNNNNNNNNNNNNNNNNNNNNNNNNNNNNNNNNNNNNNNNNNNNNNNNNNNNNNNNNNNNNNNNNNNNNNNNNNNNNNNNNNNNNNNNNNNNNNNNNNNNNNNNNNNNNNNNNNNNNNNNNNNNNNNNNNNNNNNNNNNNNNNNNNNNNNNNNNNNNNNNNNNNNNNNNNNNNNNNNNNNNNNNNNNNNNNNNNNNNNNNNNNNNNNNNNNNNNNNNNNNNNNNNNNNNNNNNNNNNNNNNNNNNNNNNNNNNNNNNNNNNNNNNNNNNNNNNNNNNNNNNNNNNNNNNNNNNNNNNNNNNNNNNNNNNNNNNNNNNNNNNNNNNNNNNNNNNNNNNNNNNNNNNNNNNNNNNNNNNNNNNNNNNNNNNNNNNNNNNNNNNNNNNNNNNNNNNNNNNNNNNNNNNNNNNNNNNNNNNNNNNNNNNNNNNNNNNNNNNNNNNNNNNNNNNNNNNNNNNNNNNNNNNNNNNNNNNNNNNNNNNNNNNNNNNNNNNNNNNNNNNNNNNNNNNNNNNNNNNNNNNNNNNNNNNNNNNNNNNNNNNNNNNNNNNNNNNNNNNNNNNNNNNNNNNNNNNNNNNNNNNNNNNNNNAGGGCATGCAATGTCCAAttgcaaattaatcataaataaataaataagagaataataataaaaaattataccGGTGAAGGAGTAATTGTACTCGGGAGAAGCAAAGAGGATGCTATCAGCTTCCAGAATCTTCTGACGAAAAGCTTCGATGGCAGGTGGAAAACTCCCCTTGCCTTCCAGATCTGTATTCAGCAGTGGCAACGGTGAGATGTCTATGTACTCTATCTGCAGGCCGTTGATCGACGTCTTGCTTATCTCAATCGCTACAAACCCAAAAACGACGCCGTTcaattggaagaaaaagaaaaaaaagaaaaaaaaaatggcggTAAAGTAACTGACCAGATCGAATTAGACCACGGTTGTAGGAAGATTTACGAAGAGACCCAGAAAGAGCTGCAACTCTTATGAGCGATGATGCGGAAACGGAAGCAgcctccattttcttttctggtttatctctgttgttgttgttcttcttcttcacaagTCTCTGAGTGGAAGAAAAGAGCCAAAACTAAAGAACTGTTACTTTTTCAACGTGACtgtattttattattgatttAAAGATTATCTAtgcaaaataaattcaaatgtAGTCCACCACTAAATTAAGGGTTGTCATTATTGTGTTCTTAAAGAAGCTTCGTAGGCTATATGGGCTATATGGGCTATATGGGCTATAGCCCATGCCGatgttcttttttaattgcttATCTGCTTATCTCATtcacaacaaagaaaattgttggGTGCGAATAACATTTTActaaaagtaaagaaaattaaataagcgATAGTTTTTTAttgataaagaaataaaagtacaaaGCACTGATGTGATGTGCCAAATATGAGTAAATCTTTTTCAGTGATCAAAATGCAACACATATTGAATTGATTTTGAAAGAATCACGCACAACCCAAAGAACTAAAATTCGTGATTCATAGACTAGAAGCACATATGCTTAAACTTACAATAAAGATTTGTCGTGCAACGGTAAAAATGACAAATCTGTATCTAAAGCCAAAGCTAAATGGAAATGAAACAACCTAAAGATAAGACAAACCACAAAAAAACTCCTAAGAATTACTCGacttaaacaaaataaaaagcagGACAACCACTCCACATTCTTCCGAGCAATCCGAAGAGAGACATACCAGCTAAACCCATAGTGCCGCACCTACTAGGCCTAAACCCGATGCATTAGTTATGTACGAAAACATAATTTTACAATTGCATTTCATTAGCAAAACAATTTGATAACATTGGAAGTGTATGCCAATCCTGGATAGCGCATACTTTGCTGCGATGGATACATTTTATTAGCACACGTTATGCCAGAGAAACATAAACACAAATCAAAGGTCTAAATTCCAATTCCAGAGGCAGAAAGAAATAAATCATAGCATAAACTATAAAGCGTCAAACTCCTGCAGTGCAAACACGGTAGAGCCTGAATCACATGCAACTTCAGCACCATGAAATTAAAGGGCAGCCGGTGCGAGGTCTAAGGATAGGCAGATGCACACACAGCCCAGTGAAGAGActgtttcttgtttcaaaCCTGCAACCTCCATTGAGACTTAGAAGTCAGGCAGTTGGAAACATGAAACAGCTCCTCTCATTGCTTTCGGCAAAGTTTCAAGCTCAATGCCTGCAAGGAGAGAATAACTTCTTTTAGCCTCTCCTTAGCCTGTTCATCAATCAAGTTGCCATCACTGTCAAACTTTGCAGGAGGCTGGAATGCATTCAAGAAAAACTCGGGCTTGTTAATGAAATGAAGGTCAAGAAAAACTCCAACTTGGCGAAGATGATATTGCGATCGTCCACCGCCAAAGCCTCCTCCGGCACTTACAATTGCAGCAGCCTTATCAGCCCAAACATTTGGTGGTCTTGACGCCCAGTCAACTGCATTCTTTAGAGGTGCTGGTATATATTGTGGAGGTTAAAAAACATTCAGGCAGTTGATGCAGAAACTTGCCAATAAACCAAATTAAGATAGTGATCAAACTCCACATACagtgaatttgaatttcaaattcaaattatggAACTAGATTAGTGCAATGGAAATTAGCAATGTTTTTCTATTGGAGTGGGTCCattcatcataattaaatTCTGGCCAAAGTTCATGCATTAGCAATTAGCCTGCTTAACtaattcttttattaaaaacaaattcaatcaGTATGTATGTAAGGTAATGAAATGCGTCACAAAAGTCCCAAAAGCACTTCTATTCAGTGGATCACAAAAGcatttatgttttttagtGGATCACAAAAGaatctctgttttttttttaatgactttttttttctttttttcttttagataACATGCTAACAAGtatattgtatttattaacatattttaataaagCAGCATGACTTATCAAGTAGTGGTGGTATGCGTTTATTAATATTGATATTATTACTACAACTGTATATAAAAGCAGAGAATAGTCAAACATTCAAAAAACGATAAAATGGGCTtagttaataaaaaaatactagTCCATTGGCATATGCGTAcctttaatattttatttttagaaataagaaaagataacatgggtagtcatgtttcataaaagtaggacatattatttgattttttttttattttaattttttcatatgaaaaaaatgtaaatttactatattatcctcatttaattaataatttcaactcttaatgtttcatcattctttgccttttgctttatatatatagattaagaaatgaaatattcattaaataaggataatatagtaaattaacaatttacatattaaaaatattaaaaataaaaaacaaaataataacatgaGTCCTAATTTCATGAGACGTACCTAGacccattttctctttcttaaaataaaaaaatttaaaaaaaaaccgatTAGAATTAAAGAActactattttaaaaaaaacaattgacaCATTAAGGAACTAATTATTATCATGTCAATGctatatataagaaaatgaGTTTGGCCCATTAAAGATTTTATGTTAACAATTGGTTAAAGACTTCATATCTCAACTAGCATTTGCATCTATGATATATAAAGGTCAAAAAGTAATTTTTGGTTCCTTTAGTTTGCCAGTTTTATCATAGTTTCGTTTTGTCAATCTTATgcatgtaattttttattaagatCAATTTAAAGATACGTTACGTACTCTTGTCAAATTTCCAATTCCGTAATATGGAGGGGTATTTTTGTCCATTTGAGCCAAATTCCTCCCACTTGACTTcaccaaaatttgaattcactTAACATATCTAATGAATGCTTGAGATAAAAACTCTTTAACTATTCCTCCCATTAATCATATCATGTATTATCAACACACACAAGTAGTcgccatcaaaacaaaataaaaaaacacacgagTAGTGTGTGGGTGTGTCATCTACTGAAAAGTAAACGAATGTGGCAATATCCATCATTTTTACATCATTGATTAAATAATTATCTAATTTCCAttaaaatgcaataaatagaAAGAAATGCTTATGTGACTTTgatcatcaaattcaaaatcattatttaaaaagaaaaagaaaataagagaaaaataattaaaaaataaaaaaattataccgGACATGGAGTAATTGTACTCAGGAGAAGCAAAGAGGATGCAATCAGCTTCCAGAATCTTCTGACGAAACGCTTCGATGGCAGGTGGAAAACTCCCCTCGCCTTCCAGATCCGTGTTCAGCAGTGGCAACGGTGAGATGTCTACGTACTCTATCTGCAGGCCGTTGATCGACGTATTGCTTATCTCAATCgctacaaaacccaaaacgacgccgttcaattggaagaacaaaaaaaataaaaaaaattgcagtAAAGTAACTGACCAGAACGAATTAGACCACGGTTATAGGAAGATTTACGAAGAGACCCAGAAAGAGCTGCAACTCTTATGAGCGACGATGCGGTAACGGAAGCAgcctccattttcttttctggtttatctctattctttttcttcttcttcttcttcacaagTCTCTGAGTGGAAGGAacacaaatatataaataaaagagagaaaagagccAAAGCTAAAGacttattttattgttttttgacGCATCGTTCAGGGAAGAATCCAGCTATTGGGCTGCCATGCcgattcttctttttttaattgtctCTCTCTAACCcatgcatttgtttttttaaaatttgcaaTACCTGTGTTCTCTTTCTATCTTCttttcctcatttctctctttttcttcctatttcttttttttttttcgcttttctcttcttcttttatccttcatttctctcctctcttcttttttttttcttttttttttggtccgGTCTATCTTTTTTCTCTCACTATTGAAATTTCTTGCATTCGTAAAGTAAATTAACCCAAGCAGTTTTCAAATCCTAGATTCATCCCTGTAGATGTCTTAATGACATTTaagttgttttaatttttcgcAAGCAtgattaatgaatgaatacttaaaaaatagaagatTCATATCATTGAAAGACACAATAGGCCAGcctattttcattaaaatacTCCAATGCAGTCCCACCCACTAAACGTAGCtttaaaattcaattccactaaaatttattatctattttacctaaattttttgaatgttGTTCTGGTAGAGTTTGGATTGTAATATTTGAAGTATCAAAGTCAGAACATATATTGGGATAATATATGTTACAATTGCAACCCCGTCTCAATTACGTTGCATtactttaattaatcaaagttTTTACATTATTAAAACACAAACTCCTTATtataaacacacacacatatatatatatatatatatatatatatat
The Prunus dulcis chromosome 2, ALMONDv2, whole genome shotgun sequence DNA segment above includes these coding regions:
- the LOC117619647 gene encoding NADPH:quinone oxidoreductase-like, with product MEAASVTASSLIRVAALSGSLRKSSYNRGLIRSAIEISNTSINGLQIEYVDISPLPLLNTDLEGEGSFPPAIEAFRQKILEADCILFASPEYNYSMSAPLKNAVDWASRPPNVWADKAAAIVSAGGGFGGGRSQYHLRQVGVFLDLHFINKPEFFLNAFQPPAKFDSDGNLIDEQAKERLKEVILSLQALSLKLCRKQ